Proteins encoded in a region of the Trypanosoma brucei gambiense DAL972 chromosome 11, complete sequence genome:
- a CDS encoding ubiquitin activating enzyme, putative: protein MLNAALYERTQIIIGDEGVKRLHQVNIFLAGVGGVGGHCAEALVRGGVGKITICDYDVVSATNKNRQLVAMDSTVGKSKVDVLARRLQDINAHCRVTALEALLLPEDMEDFLTRQRYDYVVDCIDSVECKVALLSTAVRLGLRTYASCGAGGRVDPSLVRVSDIFDTVNDALARCCRSELRKRGVGPGAITAVHSSELGCPPLEPQRQEAGGRDRAINGTVSYMPPLFGLLLASSVLRHAVDPVKAEKEAERRLKKAKKEEARAHKKASRLVGVKRC, encoded by the coding sequence ATGTTGAATGCGGCGCTTTACGAGCGGACGCAAATCATAATTGGAGATGAGGGCGTGAAAAGGCTCCATCAGGTTAATATATTTCTTGCTGGAGTTGGGGGTGTGGGAGGTCACTGTGCTGAGGCTCTCGTGCGAGGTGGCGTCGGTAAGATTACCATATGCGACTACGATGTTGTGTCCGCGACCAATAAAAATCGACAACTCGTGGCAATGGATAGCACTGTAGGAAAAAGCAAGGTAGACGTCCTTGCTCGTCGGTTGCAGGACATCAATGCCCACTGTCGCGTGACAGCATTGGAGGCGTTGTTGCTTCCAGAGGATATGGAGGATTTTTTGACACGTCAGCGCTACGATTATGTGGTGGATTGCATTGACAGCGTCGAGTGTAAGGTTGCGCTGCTGAGCACAGCGGTGCGACTCGGGCTGCGCACGTATGCCTCATGTGGTGCTGGCGGCCGAGTGGACCCTTCACTCGTTAGGGTTAGTGACATTTTTGACACCGTGAACGACGCCTTAGCTCGCTGTTGTCGAAGTGAGCTACGTAAGCGCGGTGTTGGACCTGGTGCCATTACAGCTGTGCACAGTAGTGAGTTGGGTTGTCCTCCCTTGGAACCCCAACGGCAAGAGGCGGGTGGACGGGACCGAGCCATCAACGGTACGGTAAGTTACATGCCACCTTTGTTCGGGCTGTTGCTTGCATCTTCTGTACTGAGGCACGCGGTGGACCCTgtaaaagcagaaaaagaagcagagcgGAGATTGaagaaggcaaagaaagaggaggctCGGGCTCACAAGAAGGCTTCCCGGTTGGTAGGCGTGAAACGATGCTGA
- a CDS encoding cysteine peptidase, Clan CA, family C12,putative — protein sequence MPSWCLIESDPAVFTELIQRFGAQGVAVEEIVQLEQEYLRVHTNVYGLILLFKWKARKEGAATDGVVVPDAPVFFAQQTVNNACATLSIVNILLNHKESIELGEVLGNFLSFTQDMNPYLRGTQVGECDALREAHNSFAPVELFSLDHSVPDAGDAYHFVSFVYKNSAIWELDGLQEGPILASDASDENYRDKLMEVVRKRIRDHSAEDTTGAGQGISFSLMAVVDDPLVLLERRIYEATLQEAPTHYLEEQLNQLTKQRAREKLENQRRRHNYVPMIVELLKALAEKGQLKGILDDALAKKSGQGAKQ from the coding sequence ATGCCCAGTTGGTGTCTTATTGAAAGCGATCCAGCGGTTTTCACGGAGCTTATCCAACGGTTCGGCGCCCAAGGCGTGGCCGTTGAGGAAATCGTACAGCTTGAGCAGGAGTATCTACGCGTCCACACTAATGTCTACGGTctgattcttcttttcaaatGGAAAGcaaggaaggaaggtgcTGCGACTGATGGTGTAGTCGTTCCAGATGCCCCTGTATTTTTCGCCCAGCAGACTGTTAACAACGCCTGCGCCACGCTTTCCATCGTGAATATTCTCCTGAACCACAAGGAGAGTATTGAACTTGGGGAGGTGTTAGGcaattttctctccttcaccCAGGACATGAATCCGTATCTTCGAGGCACGCAAGTGGGCGAGTGTGATGCCCTTCGTGAGGCTCACAACTCTTTTGCGCCGGTGGAACTCTTCTCTTTAGACCATAGTGTGCCTGATGCAGGCGATGCATACcactttgtttcgtttgtgtACAAGAACAGTGCCATATGGGAACTAGATGGGCTTCAGGAGGGACCTATTCTCGCCTCCGATGCTAGTGATGAGAACTACAGGGACAAACTGATGGAAGTTGTGCGGAAACGCATCAGGGATCACAGCGCTGAGGACACGACAGGAGCTGGGCAGGGgatttccttctctctcatGGCTGTGGTTGATGATCCCCTTGTATTGTTGGAAAGGAGAATATACGAAGCGACACTACAGGAGGCCCCCACGCATTATTTGGAGGAGCAGTTGAATCAACTGACGAAACAGCGCGCGCGTGAAAAACTCGAAAACCAGCGCAGGCGTCATAATTACGTTCCTATGATCGTGGAGTTGTTGAAGGCACTCGCTGAGAAGGGGCAGTTGAAGGGGATCTTGGACGATGCGCtcgcaaaaaaaagtggtcAAGGGGCTAAGCAGTAG
- a CDS encoding aspartate aminotransferase, mitochondrial,putative, with the protein MLSPTTQRHIAKVGMESQRAIGSVFSNIPMGKPDPILGLGQDFRMDPAKRKVNLSIGVYRDDADQPFVLECVKQATLGTNMDYAPVTGIASFVEEAQKLCFGPTCAALRDGRIASCQTLGGTGALRIGGDLLNRFVANCNRIYGPDVGYPNHESIFAKAGMELTPYSYYDPATKGLNLAGMLECLDKAPEGSVILVHACAHNPTGVDPTHDDWRQVCDVIKRRNHTPFVDMAYQGFATGQLDYDAFVPRHLVDMVPNLIVAQSFSKNFGLYGHRCGALHISTASAEEAKRLVSQLALLIRPMYSNPPLYGAWVVSSILKDPQLTALWKKELKQMSSRIAEVRKRLVSELKACGSVHDWSHIERQVGMMAYTGLTREQVELLRSEYHIYMTLNGRAAVSGLNSTNVEYVSQAIHNVTK; encoded by the coding sequence atgCTCAGTCCAACAACACAGCGGCATATTGCAAAGGTCGGGATGGAAAGCCAACGAGCCATCGGTAGTGTTTTTTCCAACATTCCAATGGGGAAACCGGATCCCATCCTCGGCCTCGGGCAGGATTTTCGTATGGATCCCGCCAAAAGGAAGGTGAATTTGTCTATTGGTGTGTACCGCGACGACGCCGACCAGCCTTTTGTGCTGGAATGTGTGAAACAAGCCACATTAGGCACCAACATGGACTACGCCCCAGTCACAGGAATTGCAAGTTTTGTAGAGGAGGCTCAAAAACTGTGTTTTGGCCCAACGTGTGCGGCGCTTCGGGATGGACGCATTGCAAGTTGCCAAACGCTTGGCGGCACAGGTGCGCTTCGGATTGGTGGTGACCTTCTCAATCGCTTTGTGGCCAATTGTAACCGCATTTACGGTCCTGACGTCGGTTATCCGAATCATGAGAGTATCTTTGCTAAGGCGGGAATGGAACTTACCCCATATTCGTACTATGATCCTGCCACAAAAGGCTTAAACCTTGCGGGTATGCTCGAGTGCCTAGACAAGGCGCCTGAGGGCTCTGTTATACTCGTTCATGCCTGCGCACACAATCCAACTGGCGTCGATCCAACACACGATGACTGGCGACAGGTGTGCGATGTGATAAAGAGGCGTAACCATACTCCGTTCGTAGACATGGCTTACCAAGGTTTTGCTACTGGTCAATTGGATTATGATGCCTTCGTGCCACGCCACCTGGTGGATATGGTGCCAAACCTGATTGTTGCGCAGAGTTTCTCCAAGAACTTTGGCCTGTACGGGCATCGCTGTGGTGCTCTTCACATCTCAACGGCGAGTGCTGAAGAGGCGAAGCGTTTGGTCTCACAATTGGCCCTACTGATTCGGCCCATGTATAGCAATCCGCCTCTTTATGGTGCCTGGGTCGTAAGTTCTATTCTAAAGGACCCGCAGCTGACTGCACTCTGGAAGAAGGAATTGAAGCAAATGTCATCTCGCATTGCTGAGGTGCGCAAGCGTTTGGTTTCAGAGCTGAAAGCATGCGGCTCCGTCCATGACTGGTCTCACATTGAGCGCCAAGTTGGTATGATGGCATACACAGGCCTAACAAGGGAGCAGGTGGAGTTACTGAGGAGCGAGTACCACATATACATGACATTAAATGGTCGCGCTGCGGTGTCCGGACTtaacagcacaaatgttGAATATGTTTCACAAGCTATTCACAACGTTACTAAATGA